A part of Myxococcales bacterium genomic DNA contains:
- a CDS encoding BamA/TamA family outer membrane protein, whose protein sequence is MLWALVAVSGILTGILTTGCHSIPKGRSAIYSVEVKNVRARGPSPDIAEIEEKLATTPSPKFLGLFRGVVYEYTTFEPQTLQKDLARVQAACRARGYYEARVRAGRVHQTTDNHVRVEILVDPGEPVRVASAQFAGMDGLPLALRASARVAAAEALEEGAPFDEAAYDAAKEALRRRLTDEGYAFATVTARADVDLPRHRAFVHYAVEHGTPQALGDVRVVGLGTLPEDQVRYALSLEPGAPYSTKAIEEARQAVLELGVFASVEILPALDEGPRADGRVPLVVKLEPSRLRTVRVGGGVEFDALKTALSATAGWEHRNFYGGLRKFHVDLTVGLVLYPLRVNNIEAPTDIFPEARLRFDTRQPGVFGGRIAGFFRPSVEVYPVLIDPNPPKDANVLGYGEARATLGIERVFKRVYGALSQNLQVAYPFSYLGPVDPTLSPVVISYPELQVQLDLRDSRVKPRKGVYAAASFQVAGVGGDASDVKIQPEVRGYVPVSKRVVLAARAGLGFLVPFNYGSAVFGDPDALDEKSRTLDYQLVYFRGLFGGGPSSNRGYAARGISPYGNVGFLTPDSARLRQDSDCQPDCRVPTGGFSLWEASLEVRVDVVGPLSAATFCDAGDVSPQRGSIRLAHLHLSCGLGARYQTPVGPIRLDVGYRIPGAQVIGGLTPDEKEPSTLAGVPMAIALGVGEAF, encoded by the coding sequence GTGCTCTGGGCGCTGGTCGCGGTCTCAGGGATCCTGACTGGGATCCTGACGACGGGGTGCCACTCGATCCCGAAGGGCCGCTCGGCGATCTACAGCGTCGAGGTCAAGAACGTACGCGCGCGCGGGCCGAGCCCCGACATCGCCGAGATCGAAGAGAAGCTCGCCACCACGCCGAGCCCGAAGTTTCTCGGGCTATTTCGGGGAGTCGTCTACGAGTACACGACGTTCGAGCCGCAGACTCTGCAGAAGGATCTCGCGCGCGTTCAGGCCGCCTGTCGCGCACGGGGGTACTACGAGGCCCGCGTGCGCGCGGGGCGGGTCCACCAGACGACCGACAACCACGTTCGGGTCGAGATCCTCGTCGATCCGGGCGAGCCCGTGCGTGTCGCGAGCGCGCAGTTCGCTGGCATGGACGGCCTCCCGCTCGCCCTCCGCGCGAGCGCGCGGGTCGCTGCCGCCGAGGCCCTCGAGGAGGGCGCCCCGTTCGACGAGGCGGCGTACGACGCGGCGAAGGAGGCGCTGCGGAGGCGCCTGACCGACGAGGGGTACGCTTTCGCGACCGTCACCGCGCGCGCCGACGTCGACCTCCCGCGCCACCGGGCGTTCGTCCACTACGCGGTCGAGCATGGGACACCCCAAGCCCTCGGAGACGTTCGCGTCGTGGGCCTCGGGACCCTCCCGGAGGACCAGGTCCGCTACGCGCTGTCGCTCGAGCCCGGCGCGCCGTATTCGACGAAGGCGATCGAAGAGGCTCGGCAGGCCGTGCTCGAGCTCGGCGTCTTCGCGTCCGTCGAGATCCTCCCGGCGCTCGACGAGGGCCCGCGCGCCGACGGCCGGGTCCCCCTCGTCGTGAAGCTCGAGCCCTCCAGGCTACGCACCGTGCGCGTCGGCGGCGGAGTCGAGTTCGACGCCCTGAAGACCGCCCTCAGCGCGACGGCAGGCTGGGAGCACCGCAACTTCTACGGTGGGCTGCGGAAGTTCCACGTCGACCTCACGGTCGGGCTCGTCCTCTACCCGCTCCGCGTGAACAACATCGAAGCGCCGACCGACATTTTTCCCGAGGCTCGCCTCCGCTTCGATACCCGACAACCTGGCGTGTTCGGCGGCCGCATCGCAGGGTTCTTCCGACCGAGCGTCGAGGTCTATCCCGTGCTGATCGACCCGAACCCGCCGAAGGACGCGAACGTGCTCGGCTACGGCGAAGCGCGAGCGACCCTGGGCATCGAGCGGGTCTTCAAGCGCGTGTACGGCGCGCTCTCGCAGAACCTGCAAGTCGCCTATCCGTTCTCCTATCTCGGACCGGTCGATCCCACGCTGAGCCCCGTCGTCATCTCCTACCCCGAGCTCCAGGTTCAGCTCGATCTCCGCGATAGCCGCGTGAAGCCGCGCAAGGGCGTCTACGCGGCGGCGTCGTTCCAGGTCGCGGGGGTGGGCGGCGACGCGAGCGACGTGAAGATCCAGCCCGAGGTTCGCGGCTACGTCCCCGTGTCCAAGCGTGTCGTGCTCGCGGCGCGCGCGGGGCTCGGGTTCCTCGTCCCCTTCAACTATGGCAGCGCGGTGTTCGGAGACCCCGACGCCCTCGACGAGAAGTCGCGCACGCTCGACTACCAGCTCGTCTATTTTCGGGGACTCTTCGGCGGCGGGCCGAGCTCGAATCGAGGGTATGCCGCTCGCGGCATCAGCCCGTATGGCAACGTCGGCTTCTTGACTCCGGACTCGGCGAGGCTCCGCCAGGACTCGGACTGCCAGCCCGATTGTCGCGTCCCGACCGGCGGGTTTTCCCTCTGGGAGGCGTCCCTGGAGGTGCGAGTCGACGTCGTCGGGCCGCTCTCGGCCGCGACCTTCTGCGACGCCGGTGACGTGTCCCCGCAGCGAGGGAGCATTCGCCTCGCGCACCTCCACCTCTCGTGTGGACTGGGCGCTCGCTACCAGACACCGGTCGGCCCCATTCGCCTCGACGTGGGTTATCGGATTCCGGGGGCGCAGGTGATAGGCGGGCTCACTCCCGACGAGAAGGAGCCGAGCACGCTCGCAGGCGTCCCGATGGCGATCGCGCTCGGCGTGGGGGAGGCGTTCTGA
- a CDS encoding translocation/assembly module TamB domain-containing protein, which yields MARRALRRALDALGLFLVALFTLAVGAVAHLGTRPGLHTITWAVHAATGGTFKGTLEARGLGSIGLRGVRGLDARVRSPSGETLAWVSGVDVDTDVLGLVEGAVFGDPPTLRVDRLAIDHVALDVSMKDAGDGEKTLALADAFLPRTPKPKSNPGPTPTIELRSVRVHHAWIYGQVAETFAADVEAHGLDASLRSSAQGLDLRVHDVRVAAREVLPKTAVVIRVTAHAALPDEGDEDLGADLTGEVAGVPFVIGGALRGAAFEAHVGVPTADAAKLTALVPGLSLRGPVSVGIEARGQLGGRAIASARAQLGPALVSARARADLGPDFVGDAVFMAENIDLTALSAGAPTSRLGVRGEVTARAPSVGPPSAELFADLAPRSHVAGQGLPPVRLDATLDVSGIATADVVAAEPGARTTLHAELPTRPTAGPVTFTTDTALSLAALRRAGALGLGVGTLRTRGTLDLVTLALRARADLAARSLDVRGVRASRVDVGVDARGSVKAPDLHVTLGVQGLRFGARHALSRLDVESDVAVSRSIHMRNTRIAGRGYGEALSLSAPTARVDGADFDLGGVELAGLGGKLYAEGSRRGSKIAARLRTEGEALDLARLARLVGEPRLAGRLSLDADVTLDGGEAEGDVRVTLRDGSAPGVPHAHVALESSLHARRGRVAIDAQLGEVVTVRSVVQELTLDGPALSKAAWLRASADGALFADLDLARLHEALPSATEDLPVRLMGGRGRVQARFVHAAEGRLPSVSAAVSTRGLALGPKPAVGGAVAATASRAALRVDFGAEAIVDGVTGFAAISGRLTDARGPVVWLDGRGQLPLELLLAGGETSDLRAAMLDRAFGFHVVVPERKLSAWPGLVDLGGTTGAVSLDVSVEGTPRAPRGRLVLAGRELRAFGTGLPSTLDATLRYDGAIAELDARLAAKEGAAPPGSAHVKARAEVDVAHLAEGRPVAALPWKADVATAFERFPLATLPTRGDARLRGTLGGTVTLRDLHRDAKLDVALDGTSLTVSRAPIPHLELRASAANGTAKASLRVDQPDGFAEVVAGAGLAWGAALAPKLDAKHPLDARLSARGFRAAALAPFTAHSLADLDGRVDADAHVRAGGGGEDVVAEGTVIARDFSFVVAAMGQEYRDVGARVTFSPGGVVRVDDIHASDGVGKIGGSAVARLDARGFVGANVALRIPESSPIDLTLEGRTLGDAYGDIRVGVRNLRATKTLDVAVDIPSFHLKLLESAGKQVQDLKARTDVRVGVARDRALVPIALAKSKVEPDVPAGDDSVVHVAVNLGSDVVLRRGTAISVQLTGAPKIGVVRGRTDVSGQISLTGGKIDLSGRKFLVESGTITFGQDATNPVVIATASWTAADKSRVFADFVGPVKTGKLTLRSEPARTQSEILTLLAFGSVDGPSDVSSGAGKSPGRGTQLATTVGGGALTQGFDAALDDVIGVQTQTRIDSTNANNPRPELEVQVSRDVSIRFAYVLGTPPPSAPDKSLGTVILHVAPNWSLSTTVGDKGKATVDTVWQYRY from the coding sequence ATGGCTCGACGGGCGCTGCGACGCGCGCTCGACGCGCTCGGCCTCTTCCTCGTCGCCTTGTTCACGCTCGCCGTGGGCGCGGTCGCCCACCTCGGGACCCGCCCAGGACTTCACACGATCACGTGGGCCGTTCACGCGGCCACCGGTGGCACGTTCAAGGGGACCCTCGAAGCGCGAGGGCTCGGGTCTATCGGTCTGCGAGGTGTCCGTGGCCTCGACGCCCGCGTCCGCTCTCCGAGCGGCGAGACCCTCGCCTGGGTGAGCGGCGTCGACGTGGACACCGACGTCCTCGGGCTCGTCGAGGGAGCCGTCTTCGGCGACCCGCCCACGCTCAGGGTCGACCGCCTCGCCATCGATCACGTCGCGCTCGACGTCTCCATGAAGGACGCCGGAGACGGCGAGAAGACCCTCGCGCTCGCCGACGCGTTCCTCCCGCGGACGCCCAAGCCAAAGTCGAACCCGGGTCCGACGCCCACCATCGAGCTGCGCAGCGTTCGCGTGCATCATGCATGGATATACGGGCAGGTGGCGGAGACCTTCGCCGCCGACGTGGAGGCCCACGGTCTCGACGCTTCGCTCAGATCCAGCGCCCAAGGTCTCGACCTCCGCGTCCACGACGTCCGGGTCGCGGCCCGAGAGGTCCTCCCCAAGACCGCGGTCGTGATCCGCGTGACGGCGCACGCGGCGCTCCCGGACGAAGGCGACGAGGACCTCGGCGCGGACCTCACGGGCGAGGTGGCGGGCGTCCCGTTCGTGATCGGAGGCGCGCTGCGAGGCGCCGCGTTCGAGGCGCACGTGGGGGTGCCGACGGCCGACGCCGCGAAGCTCACCGCGCTCGTGCCGGGGCTCTCTCTCCGCGGGCCGGTCTCGGTGGGGATCGAAGCGCGGGGTCAGCTCGGCGGAAGGGCGATCGCCTCCGCGCGGGCGCAGCTCGGCCCGGCCCTCGTCTCCGCCCGCGCGCGCGCGGATCTTGGGCCGGACTTCGTGGGCGACGCCGTATTCATGGCGGAGAACATCGACCTCACGGCGCTCTCCGCCGGCGCGCCGACGTCACGCCTCGGCGTTCGCGGTGAGGTGACTGCGCGCGCCCCGAGCGTCGGACCACCCTCGGCGGAGCTCTTCGCAGATCTCGCGCCGCGGTCCCACGTCGCGGGGCAGGGGCTGCCGCCCGTGCGGCTCGACGCAACGCTGGACGTCTCGGGGATCGCGACCGCGGACGTGGTCGCCGCGGAGCCGGGTGCACGCACGACGCTCCACGCGGAGCTGCCGACGCGCCCCACGGCCGGCCCCGTGACGTTCACGACCGACACAGCGCTCTCCCTCGCGGCGCTCCGACGCGCCGGAGCGCTCGGCCTGGGGGTGGGCACGTTGCGGACCCGCGGCACCTTGGACCTCGTGACGCTGGCCCTCCGCGCGCGCGCCGATCTCGCGGCGCGGTCGCTCGACGTGCGGGGGGTGCGCGCCTCGCGCGTGGACGTCGGGGTGGACGCGCGCGGCTCGGTCAAGGCGCCCGATCTGCACGTCACCCTGGGGGTGCAGGGGCTTCGGTTCGGCGCACGACACGCGCTGAGTCGCCTCGACGTCGAGAGTGACGTTGCCGTGAGTCGCTCGATTCACATGCGAAATACACGAATAGCGGGCAGGGGGTACGGCGAAGCGCTCTCCCTCTCGGCCCCCACCGCGCGCGTCGACGGGGCGGACTTCGACCTCGGTGGCGTCGAGCTCGCGGGGCTCGGGGGAAAGCTCTACGCCGAGGGCTCGCGACGGGGCTCCAAGATCGCCGCGCGGCTCCGGACCGAGGGAGAAGCGCTCGATCTCGCGCGGCTCGCGCGGCTCGTCGGCGAGCCCCGACTCGCCGGGCGGCTCTCGCTCGACGCAGACGTCACGCTCGACGGGGGAGAGGCGGAGGGCGACGTGCGCGTGACCCTCCGCGACGGGAGCGCGCCCGGTGTGCCTCATGCCCACGTCGCCCTCGAGTCTTCGCTCCACGCGCGCCGCGGTCGCGTGGCGATCGACGCCCAGCTCGGCGAGGTGGTCACGGTACGCAGCGTCGTTCAGGAGCTGACCCTCGACGGCCCGGCGCTCTCGAAGGCGGCCTGGCTGCGGGCCAGCGCCGACGGCGCTCTGTTCGCCGACCTCGATCTCGCGCGGCTCCACGAGGCCCTCCCTTCGGCCACGGAGGATCTCCCGGTCCGCTTGATGGGTGGCCGAGGGCGTGTGCAGGCGCGGTTCGTTCACGCGGCCGAGGGGCGACTCCCCTCGGTCAGCGCCGCGGTGTCGACGCGCGGACTCGCGCTCGGGCCGAAGCCCGCGGTCGGTGGCGCCGTGGCTGCGACCGCGTCGAGGGCTGCGCTGCGCGTCGACTTCGGGGCGGAGGCCATCGTCGATGGGGTCACGGGATTCGCCGCGATCTCCGGCCGACTCACCGACGCGCGGGGCCCCGTCGTCTGGCTGGACGGCCGGGGCCAGCTCCCCCTCGAGCTGCTCCTCGCCGGTGGGGAGACGAGCGATCTTCGGGCCGCGATGTTGGATCGAGCGTTCGGGTTCCATGTCGTCGTGCCGGAACGCAAGTTGTCGGCGTGGCCGGGGCTCGTGGACCTTGGTGGCACGACCGGGGCGGTCTCGCTCGACGTCTCGGTCGAGGGCACGCCGCGGGCTCCGCGCGGCAGGCTCGTGTTGGCGGGGCGGGAGCTCCGGGCGTTCGGCACCGGGCTCCCCTCCACCCTGGACGCGACGCTCCGGTACGACGGGGCGATCGCCGAGCTGGACGCGCGGCTCGCCGCCAAGGAGGGCGCGGCCCCGCCCGGGAGCGCGCACGTCAAGGCGCGCGCGGAGGTGGACGTCGCGCACCTCGCCGAGGGAAGGCCCGTCGCCGCGTTGCCCTGGAAGGCCGACGTCGCGACGGCGTTCGAGCGCTTCCCGCTCGCGACGCTCCCCACTCGGGGCGACGCGCGGCTCCGAGGCACGTTGGGCGGCACGGTCACCCTACGCGACCTGCACCGGGACGCGAAGCTCGACGTCGCGCTCGACGGGACGTCGCTCACCGTGTCGCGGGCGCCGATTCCGCACCTCGAGCTCCGCGCGAGCGCCGCGAACGGGACAGCGAAGGCCTCGCTCCGGGTCGACCAACCCGACGGCTTCGCCGAGGTCGTCGCGGGCGCCGGGCTCGCGTGGGGGGCCGCCCTCGCCCCGAAGCTCGACGCCAAGCACCCGCTCGACGCGCGCCTCAGCGCGAGGGGGTTTCGTGCAGCGGCGCTCGCGCCGTTCACCGCTCACAGCCTCGCGGACCTAGACGGGCGCGTCGACGCCGACGCGCACGTTCGAGCAGGCGGAGGCGGCGAAGACGTCGTCGCCGAAGGCACGGTGATCGCCCGGGACTTCTCCTTCGTCGTCGCCGCGATGGGCCAGGAGTACCGAGACGTTGGCGCGCGAGTGACCTTTTCGCCGGGCGGCGTGGTTCGCGTCGACGACATTCACGCGAGCGACGGAGTGGGCAAGATCGGAGGGTCGGCGGTCGCGCGCCTCGACGCTCGTGGGTTCGTTGGGGCGAACGTCGCGCTGCGCATTCCGGAGTCTTCGCCGATCGACCTGACGCTGGAGGGCCGAACGCTCGGCGACGCGTACGGCGATATCCGAGTGGGCGTACGGAACCTGCGAGCGACCAAGACCCTGGACGTGGCCGTCGACATCCCGAGCTTTCACCTGAAGCTGCTCGAGTCGGCGGGCAAGCAGGTGCAGGACCTCAAGGCCCGGACCGACGTGCGGGTGGGGGTGGCGCGTGACCGTGCGCTCGTGCCGATCGCGCTCGCCAAGTCGAAGGTCGAGCCGGACGTCCCGGCGGGAGACGACTCGGTGGTCCACGTGGCCGTGAATCTCGGCAGTGACGTGGTCCTTCGCCGCGGGACCGCGATCTCCGTGCAGCTCACCGGAGCCCCCAAGATTGGCGTCGTGAGGGGGCGGACGGATGTGTCGGGGCAAATCTCCCTCACGGGCGGGAAGATCGACCTGAGCGGGCGAAAGTTCCTGGTGGAGAGCGGGACGATCACCTTCGGTCAGGACGCGACGAACCCCGTCGTGATCGCGACGGCGTCGTGGACCGCGGCGGACAAGAGCCGCGTGTTCGCCGACTTCGTAGGTCCCGTGAAGACCGGGAAGCTCACGCTGCGCTCCGAGCCGGCGCGAACGCAGAGCGAGATCTTGACCCTCCTCGCGTTCGGCTCGGTCGACGGCCCCTCGGACGTCTCGAGCGGGGCCGGCAAGTCCCCGGGGAGAGGGACGCAGCTCGCTACCACCGTCGGTGGCGGAGCGCTCACTCAGGGCTTCGACGCCGCGCTCGACGACGTGATCGGCGTGCAGACCCAGACCCGCATCGACTCGACCAACGCGAACAACCCGCGCCCCGAGCTGGAGGTCCAGGTCTCGCGAGACGTCTCGATCCGGTTTGCGTACGTGCTCGGCACTCCGCCCCCGAGCGCGCCCGACAAGAGCCTTGGCACCGTCATTCTTCACGTCGCGCCGAACTGGTCATTGTCCACGACCGTGGGCGACAAGGGAAAGGCGACGGTCGATACCGTATGGCAATACCGCTATTGA
- a CDS encoding transposase gives MPATHGAAECEACGAVWGQEHQCPHCASVSPATAGGEFRWTCRDCGGIRLPPRVARMFGSDPDGSLSHVHRSYAEWTRRARTRRRALLATAVVAPLAIGAFCARVLAGADTFKASHVVLAFFFSALTLVVAGAAWLWLRTLSDRADAAALDERGELRRTYRRAVSMLAREEELTDDELAELVQSTRDIRRVRLATGGLTARHARSAPATPHGDLQPEETDEGVASESAPSSRARER, from the coding sequence ATGCCCGCCACGCACGGCGCCGCCGAGTGCGAGGCGTGCGGCGCCGTGTGGGGGCAGGAGCACCAGTGTCCACACTGCGCGTCGGTCTCCCCCGCCACCGCGGGGGGCGAGTTCCGCTGGACGTGCCGAGACTGCGGCGGCATCCGCCTCCCGCCCCGGGTCGCGCGGATGTTCGGGAGCGATCCCGACGGCTCACTCTCCCACGTTCACCGGAGCTACGCGGAGTGGACCCGCCGGGCCAGGACGCGACGGCGAGCGCTCCTCGCCACGGCCGTCGTGGCGCCCCTCGCGATCGGCGCGTTCTGCGCCCGCGTCCTGGCGGGGGCCGACACGTTCAAGGCGTCGCACGTCGTGCTCGCCTTCTTCTTCTCTGCGCTCACGCTCGTCGTCGCTGGGGCCGCGTGGCTCTGGCTACGTACGCTCAGCGATCGTGCCGACGCGGCCGCCCTCGACGAGCGGGGTGAGCTCCGGCGCACGTACCGGCGCGCGGTCTCGATGCTCGCGCGCGAAGAGGAGCTGACCGACGATGAGCTCGCGGAGCTCGTCCAGTCGACCCGGGACATCCGGCGCGTACGGCTCGCCACGGGCGGCCTGACCGCGCGGCACGCCAGGTCCGCGCCGGCGACACCCCACGGCGACCTCCAGCCCGAAGAGACCGACGAGGGCGTCGCCTCGGAGAGCGCGCCATCCTCCCGAGCGCGCGAGCGCTGA